A single Perognathus longimembris pacificus isolate PPM17 chromosome 17, ASM2315922v1, whole genome shotgun sequence DNA region contains:
- the Septin9 gene encoding septin-9, producing MSDPAVNAQLDGIISDFEALKRSFEVEEAEPPNATPPRRVQTPLLRATVAGSAHKFQDLGVKNSDPLSQRSPKAALRRGDLPGPKAPEPVSRRTELSIDISSKQVENAGAAGPSRFGLKRAEGLGHKTPEPTPRRTEITLVKPQEPALRRMEVPASKAPEVPPAPADAAPKRVEIQMPRPAEPPACPLPPQTPESSEPPTSQPQSRLEPKLAATEGLARSQEGEWTSRACLGPQGWAAPPPPGRLQASAREGARAPPPTPSLPPVPGSPGPAAGALEAELVRGAGLRTRPRWFALDTCKDLVIPPPPLPLHTACRDTGPGAQQGEHQCPSGTLGPESPPPEVTRHPTVPVARDPWAARASSQPRFL from the exons CCTTGAAGAGGTCCTTCGAGGTGGAGGAAGCCGAGCCGCCCAACgccaccccgccccgccgggtCCAGACGCCCCTACTGCGCGCCACGGTGGCCGGCTCCGCCCACAAGTTCCAGGACCTGGGCGTGAAGAACTCGGACCCCCTGAGCCAGCGCTCGCCCAAGGCGGCCCTGCGCAGGGGCGACCTCCCGGGCCCCAAGGCGCCCGAGCCCGTGTCCCGCCGCACCGAGCTCTCCATCGACATCTCCTCCAAGCAGGTGGAGAATGCGGGGGCCGCCGGGCCCTCCCGATTCGGGCTCAagagggctgaggggctgggccACAAGACGCCCGAGCCGACCCCCCGCCGGACGGAGATCACCctggtcaagccccaggagccgGCCCTCCGCCGGATGGAGGTCCCCGCCTCCAAGGCCCCCGaggtgccccccgcccccgccgacGCGGCCCCCAAGCGGGTCGAGATCCAGATGCCCAGGCCGGCCGAGCCGCCCGCCTGCCCCCTCCCGCCTCAGACCCCGGAGAGTTCGGAGCCCCCGACGTCGCAGCCGCAGAGCCGGCTGGAGCCCAAGCTCGCTGCCACCGAGGGCCTCGCCAGGAGCCAGGAGGGTGAGTGGACCAGCCGCGCGTGCTTGGGGCCGCAGgggtgggccgcccctccccccccggggcgTCTCCAGGCCTCTGCGAGGGAGGGGGCCCGggcgcccccccccacgcccagccTGCCGCCGGTCCCCGGCTCCCCAGGCCCAGCCGCAGGGGCCTTGGAAGCTGAGCTGGTCCGGGGCGCAGGGCTGAGGACTCGGCCACGGTGGTTTGCGCTGGACACCTGCAAGGATCTGGTTATCCCGCCGCCGCCGTTGCCCCTGCACACCGCGTGCCGTGACACGGGTCCC GGAGCACAGCAGGGGGAGCACCAGTGCCCATCCGGGACGCTGGGCCCTGAATCCCCACCGCCCGAGGTGACGCGTCACCCCACTGTGCCTGTAGCCCGGGACCCCTGGGCCGCCAGAGCCTCCTCCCAGCCCCGCTTCCTCTGA